The genomic segment TCACGCGGAAATTTTTTGTCGTACCATCAAGTTTTGACAACGTAACATTGTCTCCAACTTTGATTGTTCCACGGAAAACACGTCCGATACCGATACGACCAACATAGTCATTGTAGTCCAAGAGTGAAACTTGGAACTGCAAAGGTTCATCAGAATTATCTACTGGTGCAGGGATATGGTCAATGATTGTATCGAAGATATTTGCCATTGTGTGTTCTTGATCAGCAGGGTCATCAGACATTGATGAAGAACCATTGATTGCAGAAGCATAAACCACTGGGAAATCAAGTTGGTCATCATCTGCACCAAGTTCGATGAAAAGCTCCAATACTTCATCAACAACTTCTGCTGGACGAGCAGACGGTTTGTCAATTTTGTTTACCACCACGATAGGAGTTAAGTTTTGTTCCAAAGCCTTTTTCAACACGAAACGTGTTTGAGGCATTGTGCCTTCATAAGCATCAACGACAAGCACAACCCCGTCAACCATCTTCATAATCCGCTCAACTTCTCCACCGAAGTCCGCGTGACCTGGTGTATCCAAGATATTAATGCGTGTTCCGTTATATTCAACCGCAGTATTTTTTGCAAGGATTGTAATCCCGCGTTCTTGCTCAAGCGCATTAGAATCCATCGCACGTTCAGCCAGTTGAGTACGTTCACTCAATGTATGTGATTGCTTCAAGAGTTCATCAACCAATGTTGTTTTGCCGTGGTCAACGTGAGCAATAATAGCGACATTTCTAATATCTTCGCGTAATTTAGTCAATTTTATCATACCTTACTTTCGTATATATCTAACTCATTATAGCACACTTTTTTAAAAGCTGTAAATGCACACGTTTACAAGTCTTATAAAGCTTTTTTGATTAAAAATGAATTAAAAAATACTTTAATTTTTATGTTTCGAGCGCTTTCTTTTAATTTTCGATATAATGAAAGCATGACCACTCAAAAAATATCGACTTTTCTTATTTTTATCGTCTTCATTATTTTTATCAGTTTGGGTCTTCCCGATTCTGTGATGGGAAGTGCTTGGCCAGCAATCCGTCAAACCTATTCTTTTCCTATTGATATGATTGGAATACTTGGAGCAATACAGCTTGGTTTCTCTTTTTGTTCAACAATCCTCTATCCCAAATTAGCAAAAATTTGGACAATGGATAAATTTATCATTTTCAGTACATTACTTACTATCCTTGGCCTTGCTACTCTCGGATTAGGAAGTACATTTTTTACGATGCTACTTTCTTGTATCTTGCTAGGTTTTGGACAAGGTTCCGTTGATATTACTGTTAATGATTTTGCAGCTAAACATTTCAGCAATAGTCTGATGAACTTCTTACACGCTTTCTATGGAGTAGGTGTAATGGCAAGTTCGTTTATAGTTGCTTTTTCTCTCCAACCCCATCGAAGTTGGCAGCTTGGAGTTGCGATTATTTCATTCTTTCAGATTCTTATTCTCATTTTAGCAATTTTAACCCGCTCAAAATTCAAAGAAAAAACCGTTTTGACTAGTGATAATAAGCTAAAAGATGCAGATTCAAAATTAAAGCTTTCGCATTTTATTCTTCCATTATTCTATTTTTTCTACGCATTAGAATTGTTAATAGGTAGATTCTACTCCAGTTTTGCGGTAGAACATTTGCATTTTTCAATGGCTGCTGGCGCTGCTATCACTTCTTTTTATTGGACCGGGTTGACAATTGGACGGTTTATGACAGGTTTTACTGCACGTTGGTTTTCCACTCAAACAATCATTTTATTTCATCTCTCGCTCCTCATTTTAGGCATTATTTTAGGATTCATCCCTCAATTATTCATTCAATATCTTTCAGGAACATTGCTAGGATTGGGATTAGCTCCTCTTTATCCAATGGGTATGAAGCAGACTTATAATATATATTCAGATAGTATCGCTAAACGAGTCATCAGCTTAAACATCGCTTTTGCAACCATTGGAATGTTTATTATTCCAATCCCACTAGGATGGATTTTTGAACAATTTGGTTTTGCCTCTTATCCTTTTATTATCGGAGGATTTGGGATTATTTTATCTGGACTTTGTTGGCAAATTTACACAAAAGTTATCAAAAAATAAATTTCAAATAAAAACACATAGACTTATCCGCCCAGACTTGAAAACCGCTTTCAAATACGGTAAAATGTAATAATGAAAACTCTCTATGATGTGCAAGAAATGCTGAAAAAATATGGATACATCAATCTTTTCTCTGATCGATTAGATGCCATCAAAATGATGCAAATCGAACTTTCTAAAATGTTAGAATCAGGAATATTTCAAAAAAGTGACCATGAGTACCTGACTGCTCGGCTTATTTTAGCACGCGAAGAGAGAATTGAATTGGAAAAATCAAAAGTCTAAAGGACTATTCGCTTAGCCAATTATCATAACAAAGTTTATACTTACTCCACCAATAAAATCCAATAGAACTTTATTGGTGGCAACTAAAATTCGTGTATTATGTATGGCGTTCGCCACGAAGTTACTAATATCGTCAATTCATTATTGATTTTTACAACGAATTAACCATAGTATAATTCCTAATACTGCCTGACTTCTAAAAGTTTGCATCAAGGTTACGGATGAGGAAAGCAATGCGTTTCGCAATCAGCCAAGACAGTATATCTGCTGTTCATCCACTAAATCTACTTTAGGCAGCCTTAGAGGTGAACTAGTATAAACTTTCAATGGATATTAGCTAGGCTACCTTTTTGACTAGGATATGGAGAAACGTAATGACTGCTGGTAAAATTATTGGTATTGATTTGGGTGGAACATCAATCAAGTTTGGTATTTTGACCCTTGAAGGTGAAGTTCAGGATAAATGGTCTATTCCAACAAACATTCTTGAGGATGGGAAACACGTCGTTCCTGACATTGTCGCTGCAATTAATCATCGCTTGAGTCTTTATAACTTAGATAAATCTGATTTTATCGGTATTGGGATGGGAACACCTGGCTCTGTAAATATTGCAGAAGGTACCGTCAAGGCAGCTTATAATCTAAATTGGGCAGACACTCAAAAAGTTGGAAAACCAATTTCTGAAGGTGTGGGATTACCCTTTATATTAGACAACGATGCCAATGTTGCTGCGCTTGGTGAACGTTGGGTTGGTGCTGGAGAAAATAATCCTGATGTTGTTTTCATTACACTTGGAACGGGTGTAGGTGGCGGTATTATTGCTGCAGGCGAACTAATTCATGGTGTCGCTGGAGCTGGTGGAGAAATTGGACACATTTGTGTTGAACCTGATGGCTTTGAATGTACTTGTGGCAATCGTGGTTGTCTAGAAACTGTAACTTCTGCTACTGGTATTGTTCGTATTGCACGACAATTTGCGGAAGAATACGAAGGTGATTCTGCTATTAAAGCTGCTATTGACAATGGTGATGAAGTTACTTCTAAAGATATTTTTGTTGCCGCTGAATCTGGTGATAAATTTAGTTTATCGGTCGTGGATAAGTTTGCTTACTATCTTGGTTTTGCGTGTGCAAATCTCGGTTCAACTTTAAATCCTGATTCAATCGTTATTGGTGGTGGTGTATCTGCCGCAGGTGAGTTCTTGCGTGAAAAGGTTGAAAGTTATTTCAAGAAATATGCTTTCTCAACAGTCCGCAATACAACTAAGATTAAATTGGCTGTACTGGGAAATGATGCTGGTATTATCGGCGCAGCAAGTCTTGCTTTAAAGTTTAAATAAACTTATCAAAGCGTCTACCATACTGCTCGTCCTAAATAGTGTCACGTGATAAGTCGAAATGATAGTTTTTGACCTATCGTAATTTTCTACTTGGCCCGTACCTTTAGTTACCTAGCAAGTACGAATTATTTATGATATAAATACAAATTTTATAGAAATTACTTACCTGCTATCGTTTATATCTTGAAGGAGATTTATTTTGATTATTATTATTGATATCATCCTTGTTTTAGTTATTATTGGGATGTTCGTTTACCCTCGTTGGAATTTGCGTCGCAATGCAAAAGTTATTGATGAACCAGAATTTACTCGTCTAATCGCAACTTCACAATTAATTGATATTCGTGAAGCCAACCAATTTCGTGTTAATCATATCCTTGGAGCGCGTAATTTGCCTTCTGGTCAGATTGACCAGAGCCTTAATGCTATTTCTAAGCATAAACCTGTTTTGATGTATGAAACTTCTCGTCCTGTCTCTGCAGCAAAAGTTGCTAAAAAGTTGAAAAAAGCAGGTGTCCCTGAAATTTATCTTCTCAAAGGCGGCCTCAACGCTTGGACAGGAAAAACAAAATCTGGAAATTAAGATAAATAAACAAATAAAAATCCTGTCAGCATACTGACAGGGTTTTTATACTAGCTATTTCCAAACGATTTTTACCGTTTCGTTTAGAATAAGGCTTACATTTACCTTAGATTTCTGACAGAATAATTAGTGATACTAATTATTCCTCTATCCGTCCATTCAATGTTTGTTGTAGGCGGATTGAACTGACAGAATTTTTATTGTCCAAGTTCAGCTTGAAGCATCCAGATTGTTTTTTCAATATCACCAAGTGCAGTGGTATATAAGTCGACAGTCACATCATCACCGTCTTCTTCTGCAATCTTAATCCCATCTTTGAACAAATCTGTCAAATATTTGTAAGCAATAACAATTTCTGTCAGACGGTTTGCGATTGATTTTTCCCATGTCGCTGTGCTCATTTCAATTTTAGAAATTTCATTGAACTCAGCAAGTGTAGAAACTGGTGATCCTCCAATTGTGATTAAACGTTCAGCAAATTCATCAAGATGTCCATTTAAATCGTCCATCAATTCGTCCATTTTTGGATGAAGTGAGAGGAAACCAGGACCACGCATGTACCAGTGAACTTGGTGGACAAGAGCAGCTGCTTTTGACAAGTCAGCGACTGTTTGGTTCAAGACTTCTTGTGTGTGTTCGTTTGACATAAATAACCTCCATTTTTACGATTAAGTGACTTTTGCGCCATTAATCTTTAATCTTTCTATAATAAATTATAAACTAATTAGAGCTTTTTTCAAAATATTTCACTTATTTATTTTCTGTCAGTACTGACAGAAACAATTCTCAAAAATTTTCGTATAAGTAAGTATGGGAATTTTATATATATTTATCATCGGTACAGTTTTTGGTTCATTTTTTGGAGTTATTCTTGACCGTATTCCAGCTCATGAGTCAATCATTTTTGGACGTTCGCATTGCAATCATTGTGATAGGACTCTATCTTTAAGAGACTTGATTCCAATCTTTTCTCAGATTTTTTCAAAATTTAGTTGTCGTTACTGTCATAAAAAAACATCTTTGATTTATCTATTTTTGGAGATAAGTTGTGGCATCATTTTTGTCAGTGGTTGGTTGGGTTTGATTGATTTTACGCAATTTTTATTTATTATTCTATCAGTGATTTTATCCACTTTTGATTATCGCTATCACTCTTTCCCACTTGTCATCTGGATTATCTTTACATTTATACTTTTATTGACAAGTTCGTCAGTGCTGACCGACTATATCTGGCTAATTTTGTCAATTCTCGCTGGAATTTTTGACTTAAAAATCGGGAGCGGTGACTTCTTATGGCTTTTTTCTGCTTCTCTCTCACTGACGTTTTTGCAGGAGATGATTGTTATTCAGATTGCCAGTATTTTAGGAATCACTTATTTCGTCATTCACAAAAAACGTGTAGAAATTGCCTTTATTCCATTCTTGACAACAGCTTATATCTCTTTAATACTATACCAGTTCATACAAAGTTATTTCTTTAAATAATCTGACTTTAGAATACCCATGAAATAACTATCATGATATTTCCCTCCAGCAAAAAATTGTTCTTTTATTGTCCCTTCTATTTCAAACCCTAACTTCTTATAAATATGCACAGCCGGTGCGTTTGCAACATCCACCCACAGATACACTTTATGCATATTGAGAGTATTAAACGCATAATCTACACCATTTTTCAGAGATTTTTGCGCATAACCGTTTCCTGAAAACTTAGTCATAATTACAATCTGAATTTCACAAGTTCGATGAATATAATCTATTGACATCAACTCAACTACCCCCGCAAACTCACCCCCAATATCAACAACGAAACGTCGCTCATGAGTATCGTGAATATGCTTATCATAAAGGCTTGTCAACTCATCCAAAGATTCGTAAGGTTCTTCAAACCATAAACGCATTGTTTCCGCCTTATTATTGATGATATGTATATTTTTTAAATCCGTACGCTCCAAAGCTCTTATTTCCACATGACCCTCCATTAATAAAATTATTATCCTACAATTCACTCTATTTACTTTAAAACGCTCAAAATGTTATATCTAATGTCTCTTTGATTGGTCCAAAACCACTCACTGTAACCCCGAGAAGTCTGACACCAAGCGACTCATCATAATCTAATTCTTCAAAAATCTGCTGTGCCGCTTGAGTTAATTCTTCTACACCATCAATCTGATTTATAAAAGTCTTACGTTTTGTTAGAGTAGTAAAATCAGAATATCTCAATTTTAAAACCACAATATTTCCTTTTAAGTCATGTCTTTTCAAAGCTTGTGATACTCTTTCTGAAATCTTCCCCAATTCCGCATTAACATCATCTGGTAAATAAAGCAATTTACCGTAAGTTCTCTCTTTTCCGACAGATTTTCTTTGACGATAATTTTTTACTTTCGAATTATGAATTCCATTAGCCTTTTGATAAAGCTCCCATCCATAAATACCAAAACGTTCTGCCAAATCAACAGGATCAGCTTTTTGCACATCTCCTCCTGTAAACAAACCCAAGGCGTGTAACTTAGGAACCGTCGCTTTACCAACACCATGAAATTTTTCCACTGGAAGCTTTGCCAAAAAATCTTTAGCCTCTTCTGGCATAATCAAGGTCAGACCATGAGGTTTTTCATAATCTGAGGCAATTTTTGCAAGAAATTTATTATAAGAAACTCCAGCTGAACAAGTCAAACCCAATTCCACATAAATATCATGCTGAATCAACTTAGCTATTTTTATAGCAGACTGCGAACCAATTTTATTCTCTGTGACATCCAGATAGGCTTCATCAATAGATGCTGCCTCAATTTCATCTGTATATCGACTAAAAATCTCTCGAACCTGCTTACTTACCTCTGTGTATTTTTCATAATTTCCAGAAATAAAGATGGCCTGAGGACAGAGTTCATAGGCTTCCTTCGCACTCATTGCTGAATGAATCCCATAGCTTCTTGCCTCATAGGAGCAAGTTGAAACCACACCTCTCCCCCCTGTCTGCAAAGGATTTCTTGCAATCACGACAGGCTTCCCTTTGAGTTCTGGATTATCCCTAATCTCAACCGACGCAAAAAAGGCATCCATATCAATATGAATGATTTTACGAGAAGTATCATTAATTAATGGGAAGGTTAGCATAGCTTTATTATAACAAGATGTAAGCCCGATTGCCAAGAAATGATGAAAAATAGAAAATTTCAAGGTTCTTTGAGCAGCAAAGGTTCTGGAATTTGTCTTTTTTCACTCATTTTTAAATCGTGCGAACCCAATGAAAAGCTATAATCAACACCATCAAG from the Lactococcus allomyrinae genome contains:
- a CDS encoding rhodanese-like domain-containing protein, with the translated sequence MLIIIIDIILVLVIIGMFVYPRWNLRRNAKVIDEPEFTRLIATSQLIDIREANQFRVNHILGARNLPSGQIDQSLNAISKHKPVLMYETSRPVSAAKVAKKLKKAGVPEIYLLKGGLNAWTGKTKSGN
- a CDS encoding YqgQ family protein codes for the protein MKTLYDVQEMLKKYGYINLFSDRLDAIKMMQIELSKMLESGIFQKSDHEYLTARLILAREERIELEKSKV
- a CDS encoding ROK family glucokinase, encoding MTAGKIIGIDLGGTSIKFGILTLEGEVQDKWSIPTNILEDGKHVVPDIVAAINHRLSLYNLDKSDFIGIGMGTPGSVNIAEGTVKAAYNLNWADTQKVGKPISEGVGLPFILDNDANVAALGERWVGAGENNPDVVFITLGTGVGGGIIAAGELIHGVAGAGGEIGHICVEPDGFECTCGNRGCLETVTSATGIVRIARQFAEEYEGDSAIKAAIDNGDEVTSKDIFVAAESGDKFSLSVVDKFAYYLGFACANLGSTLNPDSIVIGGGVSAAGEFLREKVESYFKKYAFSTVRNTTKIKLAVLGNDAGIIGAASLALKFK
- a CDS encoding GNAT family N-acetyltransferase, with product MEGHVEIRALERTDLKNIHIINNKAETMRLWFEEPYESLDELTSLYDKHIHDTHERRFVVDIGGEFAGVVELMSIDYIHRTCEIQIVIMTKFSGNGYAQKSLKNGVDYAFNTLNMHKVYLWVDVANAPAVHIYKKLGFEIEGTIKEQFFAGGKYHDSYFMGILKSDYLKK
- a CDS encoding prepilin peptidase, with the protein product MGILYIFIIGTVFGSFFGVILDRIPAHESIIFGRSHCNHCDRTLSLRDLIPIFSQIFSKFSCRYCHKKTSLIYLFLEISCGIIFVSGWLGLIDFTQFLFIILSVILSTFDYRYHSFPLVIWIIFTFILLLTSSSVLTDYIWLILSILAGIFDLKIGSGDFLWLFSASLSLTFLQEMIVIQIASILGITYFVIHKKRVEIAFIPFLTTAYISLILYQFIQSYFFK
- a CDS encoding Dps family protein; translation: MSNEHTQEVLNQTVADLSKAAALVHQVHWYMRGPGFLSLHPKMDELMDDLNGHLDEFAERLITIGGSPVSTLAEFNEISKIEMSTATWEKSIANRLTEIVIAYKYLTDLFKDGIKIAEEDGDDVTVDLYTTALGDIEKTIWMLQAELGQ
- the dinB gene encoding DNA polymerase IV, with amino-acid sequence MLTFPLINDTSRKIIHIDMDAFFASVEIRDNPELKGKPVVIARNPLQTGGRGVVSTCSYEARSYGIHSAMSAKEAYELCPQAIFISGNYEKYTEVSKQVREIFSRYTDEIEAASIDEAYLDVTENKIGSQSAIKIAKLIQHDIYVELGLTCSAGVSYNKFLAKIASDYEKPHGLTLIMPEEAKDFLAKLPVEKFHGVGKATVPKLHALGLFTGGDVQKADPVDLAERFGIYGWELYQKANGIHNSKVKNYRQRKSVGKERTYGKLLYLPDDVNAELGKISERVSQALKRHDLKGNIVVLKLRYSDFTTLTKRKTFINQIDGVEELTQAAQQIFEELDYDESLGVRLLGVTVSGFGPIKETLDITF
- a CDS encoding MFS transporter, producing MTTQKISTFLIFIVFIIFISLGLPDSVMGSAWPAIRQTYSFPIDMIGILGAIQLGFSFCSTILYPKLAKIWTMDKFIIFSTLLTILGLATLGLGSTFFTMLLSCILLGFGQGSVDITVNDFAAKHFSNSLMNFLHAFYGVGVMASSFIVAFSLQPHRSWQLGVAIISFFQILILILAILTRSKFKEKTVLTSDNKLKDADSKLKLSHFILPLFYFFYALELLIGRFYSSFAVEHLHFSMAAGAAITSFYWTGLTIGRFMTGFTARWFSTQTIILFHLSLLILGIILGFIPQLFIQYLSGTLLGLGLAPLYPMGMKQTYNIYSDSIAKRVISLNIAFATIGMFIIPIPLGWIFEQFGFASYPFIIGGFGIILSGLCWQIYTKVIKK